A stretch of the Conger conger chromosome 3, fConCon1.1, whole genome shotgun sequence genome encodes the following:
- the mepceb gene encoding 7SK snRNA methylphosphate capping enzyme, with the protein MSFQCTVEYESRKHAYRNINKTSLLNKSRKWHSRLTVSSRISLCSIEWKMIEMSVDKETVLAGDGRGDPMTHQQPQQLAECTGSCTNAPKALVATSGSLEDGTACSVAAFSGSVVLTEQLTNDSNSSGGCSRTESMGLGPRNHFRPKNGLQQQQQQQQQQQPQQQKMNKRRYSMNVGFKHPGFSKRRRRANSESDPVLPTNFLLGGNIFDPLNLNSLLDEEVNRALNAETPKSSPLPAKSRDPVEILIPKDITDPLNLNSTGGDSNILVSPLKSGGRKRHRNRHHGGGGGGMATAQLDLSLSEKSKPGEGCAAAAGGASLPSLPAPRDPAAASVVPEAPKAGAVVLLTPVPESPRPYELNTSINCRDEVVPPILPRSQSHVATSTSLQSQTQGAANSAPVTSSSTQQLPPARHRKRRRTSSKSDSSVTPTPSAKKGSVDRGRGPGSGKRPQTFHTPIGGGGAGSLPASGRFGHQQPRNRRKQQKFQYGNYNKYYGYRNLGLSEDPRLRVLKPEWFRGKAVLDLGCNTGHMTLTIATNWHPARILGLDIDGGLVHAARQNIRHYLSELQAQEARRSAAGWQAKEGTGIKTQEGGWKDEKKHRIQEQKAKLTEKGGNKMEGKREAGLKQEAVTPMDTLPSDPRKRRGSGKETKAGKGGLTEGALATRVPLGVGRPFPISLRICRGPIAAPPLLHTIPGDFPANVSFVKGNYVLENDTQLHTQQPEYDVILCLSMTKWVHLNWGDGGVQRLFKRAFRHLQPGGIFILEPQPWASYGKRKRLTETTYKNYYNIRFKPDRFTSYLTSEVGFSSYELIGTPKSSSRGFQRPIYLFHKGPSCSRK; encoded by the exons ATGTCTTTTCAGTGTACTGTCGAGTATGAATCCAGGAAGCACGCCTACCGCAACATAAATAAGACAAGTCTTTTAAACAAATCAAGAAAATGGCATTCCAGA TTAACCGTCAGCTCCAGAATCAGTCTCTGCAGTATTGAGTGGAAGATGATCGAGATGTCAGTGGACAAAGAGACTGTTTTAGCTGGTGATGGAAGAGGGGACCCCATGACGCATCAGCAACCCCAACAGCTCGCAGAATGTACTGGAAGCTGCACTAATGCCCCCAAAGCTTTGGTGGCCACATCTGGTAGTTTGGAAGATGGCACCGCCTGCAGTGTAGCCGCTTTCTCTGGCAGTGTGGTCCTGACAGAGCAGCTGACCAATGATTCAAATTCTTCTGGGGGCTGCAGCCGCACTGAAAGCATGGGCCTGGGGCCCCGGAACCATTTTCGCCCAAAAAACGggctgcaacaacaacaacaacaacaacaacaacaacaaccacagcagcagaaaatgAACAAGCGCCGCTACAGCATGAATGTGGGTTTCAAGCACCCAGGGTTTAGCAAGAGGAGGCGGCGGGCTAACTCCGAGAGTGACCCAGTCTTACCGACCAACTTCCTGCTGGGCGGGAACATCTTTGACCCACTCAATCTGAACAGCTTGCTGGACGAGGAAGTGAACCGGGCCCTGAATGCCGAGACACCAAAGTCTTCGCCGTTGCCTGCTAAGAGTCGTGATCCCGTGGAAATACTCATTCCCAAAGACATCACAGACCCTTTAAACCTTAACAGCACTGGTGGGGACAGTAATATCCTTGTGTCGCCTTTGAAGAGCGGGGGGAGGAAGAGACATCGTAACCGGCatcatggaggaggaggagggggcatGGCAACTGCACAGCTTGACCTCTCTTTGTCTGAGAAGAGCAAGCCGGGTGAGGGGTGTGCTGCCGCAGCTGGAGGGGCGTCCTTGCCATCACTGCCTGCACCCAGGGATCCAGCAGCAGCAAGTGTGGTTCCCGAGGCCCCCAAGGCGGGTGCTGTTGTCCTCCTCACACCTGTTCCGGAGTCCCCTCGCCCGTATGAGCTCAACACCTCCATCAACTGCCGTGACGAGGTCGTGCCGCCCATCCTGCCACGCAGCCAGTCGCACGTCGCGACGAGCACCAGCCTCCAGTCTCAGACGCAAGGCGCGGCGAATTCAGCCCCCGTCACGTCCTCATCCACCCAGCAGCTTCCTCCGGCCCGGCATCGCAAGCGCAGGCGCACGTCCAGCAAGTCCGACTCCTCCGTCACCCCCACCCCGTCGGCTAAGAAGGGGAGCGTGGACAGGGGCCGAGGACCTGGTTCAGGGAAGCGACCTCAAACCTTCCATACACCGATCGGGGGTGGGGGAGCAGGGAGCCTCCCTGCCAGCGGTAGGTTTGGACACCAGCAGCCTCGGAATCGTCGCAAGCAGCAGAAGTTCCAGTATGGCAACTACAATAAGTATTATGGCTATCGCAACCTCGGTCTGAGTGAGGACCCACGTCTGCGTGTGCTGAAGCCAGAGTGGTTCCGGGGGAAAGCAGTGCTAGACCTGGGCTGCAACACGGGCCACATGACCCTCACCATCGCCACCAACTGGCACCCTGCCCGCATCCTAGGGCTGGACATCGACGGCGGGCTGGTTCACGCAGCGCGCCAGAACATCAGGCACTACCTGTCGGAGCTGCAGGCGCAAGAGGCCCGACGTTCCGCGGCGGGGTGGCAGGCAAAGGAGGGGACTGGAATTAAAACCCAGGAGGGCGGATGGAAGGATGAGAAGAAGCACAGGATCCAGGAGCAGAAAGCAAAGTTGACTGAAAAGggaggaaacaaaatggagggcaaACGGGAAGCAGGACTGAAGCAAGAAGCGGTTACGCCAATGGACACTCTCCCCTCAGATCCCAGAAAAAGGAGAGGTTCAGGGAAGGAGACGAAGGCAGGAAAGGGGGGACTGACAGAAGGTGCTTTGGCTACTCGAGTGCCTCTTGGTGTAGGCCGGCCATTTCCTATTTCACTGCGGATCTGTAGGGGCCCTATTGCAGCACCCCCCCTTCTACACACCATCCCTGGGGACTTCCCTGCCAATGTCTCCTTTGTCAAG GGAAACTACGTCCTGGAGAAcgacacacagctacacacccAGCAGCCCGAGTATGATGTCATCCTGTGCCTGAGCATGACCAAATGGGTGCATCTGAACTGGGGCGATGGCGGGGTGCAGCGCCTCTTCAAACGGGCCTTCAGGCACCTGCAGCCTGGCGGGATCTTCATTCTGGAGCCGCAGCCATGGGCCTCGTACGGAAAGAGGAAGAGGCTCACG GAGACCACCTATAAGAATTACTACAATATCCGTTTCAAGCCAGATCGGTTCACCTCCTACCTGACATCAGAAGTGGGCTTTTCCAGCTATGAGCTCATTGGCACTCCTAAGAGCTCTTCCAGAG GATTTCAGCGGCCGATCTACCTGTTCCACAAAGGACCGTCTTGCTCAAGGAAATGA